The window GAGGTACGTTCATTTCTTTTGCTCTGGTCGCCCTCGTATCAGTCTGAAAGCATCTCCATTTTCAAGAATGAGAACTGACTGGGCTTCGACCTCAGAAACCACCAAGCATGATTGGAAAGGACGGCCCAGGCGCTGAGGCCATGCCCTCCAGGGGCCATCCACCACCTGAGGGTTCAACCGTCATCGTCCCACCTGAACCAGCCCCCAAAAGATCAATCACCCCCAAGGGCACACTGTTCACCAATCTAGGCGAAGCCCATCTAGCCATCACGGCCAGAGTGGCAGCCAAAATCGCCGGTCAAGCTGTCCCTGCTTTGCCGGTCGTCACTCCTTGCCAGTCACCGACTGCGCCTCTTCATGAACCCCGTCCCAAAGACAACTTGCCGCTGGCGTCACACATGGAGTTTGTCAGATCTtcccaccttgccaacggaCGTTGCTTGACTGGCTATGCTCCCAACGTATCGATTGCTGAGAAGAAGCATGAAGAGGGTTCGCAAACCTCTCCGACACCATCTCCCGACACGATCCTGTCCAGTCATTATGACGATTTCAACCCTGATCTTGACTGGGTACATGGTCCCGGTCCAGAAATATGCTCAAAGCGCCGGACCAGAGAGACCGGAAGCACAGTTGAGAACATCTATCGACAATACCTCCCTTCGGAACCTTCGACCGTCAAGCCTCAGTCTGTCGCCCATAGTTCACCGCCCACAAACAGAGCGCATCCTCAGTCGCCGGATAGGGGAAATGGGAATAGCAACAATGACCACTACATCTTGGCTCGTTCCTTGaccaaccacccatccaaGCCTAACCATGTCGACGATGGCGCCCGTCCGAGTAAGCAACGTCGCAAACTGTATGATACAGCTGGCGATGCTCCCAGCGTTCCTCTCCCAGAGCTGCCAGTTGCGAGGCGCTCTGCCCGCTACTACGATAGTCATCTCCATGGGTATGATGATCCACCAACTCCGTCGGGGATGTCAATTTCCAATACACAAGTGCTACTTGACAGATACAGTGATCACAGTCAGCTGGCTCAAGATGAAGGCTTTTCAGAAGAAGCCATAGTTGCCGGGGCCTCACCAAAGAGCGAGCTTGACGGCACTGAGTTGGAGCTGTCATCACCCAGCGCCCATGAACGGCTGAAGGAGAGGCTTGACAGGCTACACTACGCATGCAACGCTGGTCTCGCCGAATATTCTACAGGCGCGCTTACTTCGGAGTCGGACGAAGACCCATTCAAGTACGATCGCAAGTCTTACCACGCGCTCCTCCAGCCAGTTCGAGAAAGGGAAGTAAGCCTAGCCCTCCAGCAGTTGACTGGCATTACCGAATCAGCGACGCCAGTGGACGAGATGCCACAGGAGTCTGGACAGCCTGTCTTACAGAGCAGAAACCCATACCTGAACAGACTGCAGTCTTACAAGACTCCAGAAGCTGAAGACGCTTGGGAGGATCAAGAAGATCCAAACGAAATCAAAATTACGGTTCAACGTCGCCCTTCTAGTTTCTCACCAGCCCCTCAGCCCGAACTTCCAACTCAGAGCCGCAACTTGACTCAGGACTGGAGGACCAGTTACTGCAATGACCAtttccatcaaccccagAGTGAAGGCGGTGACTGGGAAACAGTTGGAACCAATGTGGGAGGTCAGTTTGGCAGCAACCTTGCATGTGCCTCTGGTAGTGGTCTGAGTGGACACCCGGCCCTCAAGATCACCAGTGACAGCATTGCGAACTACTCAGACTGCAGTTCCTTTGGCCCATCCCAATACGATGCCTTCACGTCTACTGAGCGAATTCTCCAGCATCCGACAGCCGATCAGAACCCCACTGACCAGCTGTTCAGAAACATAAAAGACACAGGGCGCCCGGTTTTTCTCCCAAAGCCACGAGTAAATCGTGCTAATGGATATCCCTTGGACTCAGTTCGACATTTTACAGATGCAAATACCACAGCAAGTGGTTCTACAGCTAGAAGCGCTCTGCTCGAGAAGATCAGTGCTCGTCTGCGTCGAAATAAAGAACAGCAGAAGAGCGGCAACCCTTTCCAAGTGCTTCCGAACACTTCGGTGCCTCATCTTTCTGAT is drawn from Podospora pseudocomata strain CBS 415.72m chromosome 1 map unlocalized CBS415.72m_1, whole genome shotgun sequence and contains these coding sequences:
- a CDS encoding uncharacterized protein (EggNog:ENOG503P9RI); this translates as MIGKDGPGAEAMPSRGHPPPEGSTVIVPPEPAPKRSITPKGTLFTNLGEAHLAITARVAAKIAGQAVPALPVVTPCQSPTAPLHEPRPKDNLPLASHMEFVRSSHLANGRCLTGYAPNVSIAEKKHEEGSQTSPTPSPDTILSSHYDDFNPDLDWVHGPGPEICSKRRTRETGSTVENIYRQYLPSEPSTVKPQSVAHSSPPTNRAHPQSPDRGNGNSNNDHYILARSLTNHPSKPNHVDDGARPSKQRRKLYDTAGDAPSVPLPELPVARRSARYYDSHLHGYDDPPTPSGMSISNTQVLLDRYSDHSQLAQDEGFSEEAIVAGASPKSELDGTELELSSPSAHERLKERLDRLHYACNAGLAEYSTGALTSESDEDPFKYDRKSYHALLQPVREREVSLALQQLTGITESATPVDEMPQESGQPVLQSRNPYLNRLQSYKTPEAEDAWEDQEDPNEIKITVQRRPSSFSPAPQPELPTQSRNLTQDWRTSYCNDHFHQPQSEGGDWETVGTNVGGQFGSNLACASGSGLSGHPALKITSDSIANYSDCSSFGPSQYDAFTSTERILQHPTADQNPTDQLFRNIKDTGRPVFLPKPRVNRANGYPLDSVRHFTDANTTASGSTARSALLEKISARLRRNKEQQKSGNPFQVLPNTSVPHLSDVYELEDMGPGQRAINNGVEAHGLNKENRLTPPNQESSLMAKGSPTLFSFPLIPLQEAVKKQAIRRASGEDDLTLTTTRTRQDSSVLSSRATQRTTPPTPCTAKPQQYSPPTPSLARPPPTHLRRPTGLGIPDTATPYPAYQMNKGFDGDEQNLSTASPLSSGSPPIYGRAVFPRSCRNIFGDARADPPRKSTRSSYGFPVMLRRSTHKRKTTREKRDALRQPGESPKPGPVVDPETADAFVLSGEDAYISWDSQRKRRLFYYGALAVCIFPFLTLLVYHGAFDPFLVWWTEGEVRRMTHRQRHVVAIVGSTIAAVWLAAIAVVVTLLVSTKT